Sequence from the Cryptococcus neoformans var. grubii H99 chromosome 3, complete sequence genome:
CAGACGCCGGGTTATTTGACGTCTCTCATATGCTGCAGCACAATTTTACAGGCCCTACTGCCCAGGAATTCCTCTTGACCCTTTGTCCCTCATCCCTCGATTCACTCAAACCattcacctccaccttgtCCGTGCTTTTGAACGAGCAAGGAGGTATCATTGACGATACCATTATCACCAAGCACACCGATTCTGCTTTTTACGTCGTCACTAACGCCGGGCGATCCGCCGAGGACAAGGCCCATATCTCTCAAAAGCTCGAAGAGTGGAATGCGGCTCACAAGGGACAGGAAGTCAAGTGGGAGACTCTCGAGGGCTGGGGTCTTTTAGCACTCCAGGGtcccaaggccaaggaTGTGCTTCAGCGAATCACTGACCAGGATCTGAACCAAGTGAAATTTGGTTCAAGTGTCTTTGCTGATATCAAGACAATGGACGGTCAAACGGTCAAGTGTCATGTGGCCAGGGGCGGTTACACTGGCGAAGATGGCTTTGAAGTACGCTCCTTTCcattcctctccactcccCGTTCGTCTTTTCACTAACCCCACCATCTAGGTCTCGATTCCTCCAGAGCATACTCTCGCTCTTTCCAATACCATCGCTTCTCACCCTGACGTCATGCTTATCGGTCTTGGCGCTCGAGATTCTCTCCGTCTCGAAGCCGGTATGTGTCTCTACGGCCACGATCTTGACGAAAGCGTGAGCCCTGTGGAGGGCGGTTTAAGCTGGGTCATTGGTACGTTTCCTTTTTCTGGTTTCTCCATTCATAGCATCAGGCGTTTACGATTGCCTTCAAATAATACTTAGGCAAGGACAGACGCGCGCCCGACGCTCAACCGTCTTTCCCTGGAAAATCGAGAATTCTCGAGGAACTTGCCAACGGACCTTCCAGGCGAAGGGTCGGCTTTGAGATTATAGGCGCGCCAGCGAGAGAAGGTTGCAAAGTCTTGGATGCGTTGGGTGGAAAGGAAATTGGTCAGTGCCGATTCTATTTTTGCAGTAGTTTACATTCCTAAATCCCACTGACTTtgctttctctctctctctaAAACAATTATAGGTGTAATCACTTCTGGTATTCCTTCCCCTACGCTCGGCAAAAACATCGCCATGGGATACATTGCCAACGGATCCCATAAAAAGGGTACCGAAGTCAAGGTCGAGGTGAGGAAAAAGTTGAGGGATGCCATCGTCAAGCCCATGCCGTTTGTGCCTACCAAATACTTCAAGTAGGGGTATGTTACCATCATAAGCGTATTGAAAACAGTTGTCAGATGGCAGAAttgcaaaaaaaaataaaaaaataTAATCTTCATGCATTGGGTATAAGCGGATTGCTtcaggaaaaggaaggaaaaaagaagactATCCGATACGTGTATCTGGATAGAAAAACATATTTGCCACGTACAATACATAGAATCTCatgagaaaagaaaaaagaaagctAGGTCAAaacggagaaggaaaaagaaaaaaagaactACTGAAAGACCATCGGTAAAGTAAAGAATATGATAGACGAACTGTATGTTAACGGGCATACATGGACATTCATATCCAAGGCAATACACATGCTCATTGACTGCCGCTCCTTTGCAGACAAAAGGACCGACGAATACAAAATTCATATCCGTTGCGGTTTAACAGCACCcgccggaagaagagtcgcTCTGCTTGTTGACATTCACACCGTTACGGTCCGCACCGAGTTGAACAGGGGCGGCTTCTTGGGGTTGAGAATCAATCAAACGGGTCTTGATATCTCTACAGTTTCACCAATGACGCATCAGCCGTCTGACCCATCATGTCCGCCTTGCCTTACATGAACAGTCGGAaagaaaataaaaataaacGTACCTGGCCAGTGTGAAAAATGCCTCCTCCACACCTTCGTTTGCTTTTGCACTAGTCTCCAAGAACCGCAGTCCAAACTCGTCGGCAAGCGCACGCCCTTGCTCAATCGTAACAGATCGCTTCTCCTCCCAGTCGCACTTGTTACCGATAAGAATCTTGTTGACGCCGGGCGATGCATGTTGTTCAATGTTGGAGAGCCAGGTCCGGATGTCTAATGAGATGGTTCAGTATCAAGCAAAAAGAGGGAGGTTTGCAATCAATGCGCTGAGGATTGTGGGATAACTCACTGTTGAAGGACTTTTCGTCTGTAACGTCATAGACCAGCAAGATACCCATGGCAC
This genomic interval carries:
- a CDS encoding glycine cleavage system T protein, variant translates to MLRLARPTATPFAALTKRALATSAVLAQLKKTPLYDFHVQHKAKMVPFAGYSMPLSYGETGQITAHKHVRSDAGLFDVSHMLQHNFTGPTAQEFLLTLCPSSLDSLKPFTSTLSVLLNEQGGIIDDTIITKHTDSAFYVVTNAGRSAEDKAHISQKLEEWNAAHKGQEVKWETLEGWGLLALQGPKAKDVLQRITDQDLNQVKFGSSVFADIKTMDGQTVKCHVARGGYTGEDGFEVSIPPEHTLALSNTIASHPDVMLIGLGARDSLRLEAGMCLYGHDLDESVSPVEGGLSWVIGKDRRAPDAQPSFPGKSRILEELANGPSRRRVGFEIIGAPAREGCKVLDALGGKEIGVITSGIPSPTLGKNIAMGYIANGSHKKGTEVKVEVRKKLRDAIVKPMPFVPTKYFK
- a CDS encoding glycine cleavage system T protein translates to MLRLARPTATPFAALTKRALATSAVLAQQLKKTPLYDFHVQHKAKMVPFAGYSMPLSYGETGQITAHKHVRSDAGLFDVSHMLQHNFTGPTAQEFLLTLCPSSLDSLKPFTSTLSVLLNEQGGIIDDTIITKHTDSAFYVVTNAGRSAEDKAHISQKLEEWNAAHKGQEVKWETLEGWGLLALQGPKAKDVLQRITDQDLNQVKFGSSVFADIKTMDGQTVKCHVARGGYTGEDGFEVSIPPEHTLALSNTIASHPDVMLIGLGARDSLRLEAGMCLYGHDLDESVSPVEGGLSWVIGKDRRAPDAQPSFPGKSRILEELANGPSRRRVGFEIIGAPAREGCKVLDALGGKEIGVITSGIPSPTLGKNIAMGYIANGSHKKGTEVKVEVRKKLRDAIVKPMPFVPTKYFK
- a CDS encoding GTP-binding protein ypt2, whose protein sequence is MSGPAGQHYDFLIKLLLIGDSGVGKSCLLLRFCEDSWTPSFITTIGIDFKIRTIELDGKRIKLQIWDTAGQERFRTITTAYYRGAMGILLVYDVTDEKSFNNIRTWLSNIEQHASPGVNKILIGNKCDWEEKRSVTIEQGRALADEFGLRFLETSAKANEGVEEAFFTLARDIKTRLIDSQPQEAAPVQLGADRNGVNVNKQSDSSSGGCC